From a single Rutidosis leptorrhynchoides isolate AG116_Rl617_1_P2 chromosome 5, CSIRO_AGI_Rlap_v1, whole genome shotgun sequence genomic region:
- the LOC139847377 gene encoding BEACH domain-containing protein B isoform X2, giving the protein MIRNRKASKFRRIRMNIVKGVAGLIRRTSGYGGEYGVGSPSHIFPVPTPKVIFSDSGDEAILSALWQRYQNASDKAERQMAFHIFLKQFLVIYKNWEPFDSDSSSEDSQNPDEVISGCSAAHPAEILVNLIEEVTHITAVLTEYVSGTSNSLSITSEGFAVLHALIIMTRSMHNCKVLGYYGGIQKLTALMKAAVVQLKTIAGSLSADETLSSSNIEKAGYLQKILVHVISIVCGFINLRVDVNEKTLIDIDSLDASIERIATTPEPFVNSRDALSDKKVQWHQKAVISVMEAGGLNWLVELLRVIRRLSLKEQWTNPSLQYVTLRSLQLALTDNPRGQNHFRSIGGLEVLLDCLGVSSLNSLRLKKSSSFDNDNGSGDGISLMWILQLHLLSLEVLREAVFGNLSNLQFLCENGRVHKFANSFCLPAFVFQEFMQKRSNSLAENDSKICSSDDSDSNTNSQSTGIAETSTSMNIPTCQYWSNHTVNLSKALYSFVLTSEDLRSHQVQSYGRSAFPVSSVYGELSIKFIMRVLLTIFPSIKAFSNQNELPSHLRVFLYSLQHYVLFIFRKILVLSPSLLDVFRSEGVWDFIFSEHFCFGSGSAVIPEAYINYSDVRPLSNEPYTRSKSTNKQVPSNEVDILQTNVISVVEFAATLDATTHNMPECSVLLNSLELFACNLEVATGLARCLLHILQLAPEKTASSFKTLDAIPRVLKVACIQAQESKRRALTDPGNCSERIPSQPLKKSYSLEKVHRWRDCMEACVQLFAEYYSVNEEAKCLVLNSSTCIDCLFDLFWEECLRSSMLSYIFALMKFISSSEDDRKAKLYLCSKYLETFTHIKEREKNFAKLSVDLLVGMRDMLVKDRVYFQSLFRDGECFLHVVSLLHGNVEDEEGEKLVLNVLQTLTSLLTGNDASKIAFRALVGKGYQTMQSLLLDFCHRRPNAALLTSLLDMLVDGKFDIKKSPIMRNEDVILLYLNVLQKSSDSMRNEGLNIFLHLLRDSISNRASCVRVGMLSFLLDWFPLEDNESVVLKIGQLIQVTGGHSVSGKEIRKIFAILRSEQVGTRQQYCSLLLTNISSMLNEKGPTAFFNFDGHDSGIVINTPVQWPVYKGFSFTCWLRVESFPTSGGAMGLFSFLSETRRGCLAVLAQDRLFFESCNQKRQFVSFPISLVAKKWHFLCITHSIGRAFSGGSLIRCYLDGVLVSSEKCSYAKVTEPLTSCMIGAPVNYCLQEDGAFSSTRESSPFFGQIGPVYLFNDVITYEQVQGINILGPSYMYSFLDNEFSVSANNPLPTGVLDATDGLASKIVFGLNAQASNRRTLFNVSPLVDNALDKSCFEATVKNGTQLCSRRLLQQIIYCAGGVSVFFPLFTRIDLYEDDSQQTGHNLLTPITKDRLTAEIIELIASVLDDNLSNQQQMLNLSGFSILGFLLQSVPSQQINMETVSALKHMLIVISNCGLAEVLVKDAISHVFLNPLIWVYAGYNVQRELYMFLIQQFDNDPRLLKSLCRFPRVLDIIHQFYWDNMTSYPTSGSKPLLQPIKNKDFGERPNREEIQKIRLLLLSIGEMSLREHIAVSDIESLVSFFETSQDIICIEDILHMIIRALSQISVLESFLDQVNLVGGCHLFLNLLQRDYEPVRLLGLQLLGRLLVGIPSEKKASSFFTLAIGRSKSVLEGPKRAESRLQPIFIAISDRLFRFPQTDALCATFFDVLLGGASPKQAIQKYNQAEMQRSRGNNSQFILPQILVLIFKLLSGCEDVNARIKIIENLLELLKSNISNIEALMEYGWQSWLIASKELGVLRNYKIKSRADGDRELVEQNSVRALFSVVLSHCVQSIKSGWQHLEETVNFLLMQCEHGGKSYWYLLRDIYEDLMTSLVELSSKENIISLQPCRDNTLYLLKLVDELLVSELDSKLPFPACGFEFSPESIELENDKDLVSALYEALQGENHDLNSRVPKVHIPLSVDEVKSIDDSWWNLYDKLWVVISEMHGKGPSQLLNKSLSTIGGPSFGQRARGLVESLNIPAAEMAAVVVSGGISNALGGGGGGKPNKVIDKAMLLRPEKCSRIAFRLMIVYLCKSSLERASRCVQRFIPILPSLLTADDEQSKNRLQLFIWALLGVRSQFGMLDDGARFHVIAHLIREAVDCGKLMLATGFVGKDDTSNTESISKEVGTIQNLIQKDRVLAAVYDEARYLRNATVERSSQLDVLRVRIDEIMSSDLSQLGTFEDGLRSSLTVILASDDNRRASFQLTHDEEQQVTAENWIHMLRTLIDERGPWSANPFPNNIVTHWKLDKTEDTWRRRQKLRQNYYFNDKLCHPPSALVTSGGAIMPSTSETKSSGFAAHIPQQMKLFLLKEIRRITDESFLESSVEQLDTADETTDQKKASSSTSEVLLLEGGGGGLKDESDPKDFHDHASTSIESEEDSEVLMSLPCVLVTPKRKLAGRLAVMKKVLHFFGEFLVEGTGGSSVFRNFDSSSKVDNFVMQKQKSFIKWPLNLDLTSEGEASHNINAVLGNLLKKQSESIKRHRRWEIGKIKAVHWTRYLLRYTAIEVYFNDSSAPVFFNFASNKEAKDVGSLIVSTRNDNIPKGHRDKAGIISFVDRRVSLELAETARESWRRRDITNFEYLMILNTLSGRSYNDLTQYPIFPWVLADYTSEDLDFNKSSTFRDLSKPVGALDQKRFEVFEDRYLNFSDPDIPSFYYGSHYSSMGIVLYYLLRLEPFTSLHRTLQVN; this is encoded by the exons ATGATCCGCAACCGCAAGGCATCCAAGTTTCGTCGAATCAG AATGAATATTGTAAAAGGTGTTGCCGGTCTTATTCGGAGGACATCTGGCTATGGCGGCGAGTATGGAGTAGGTTCGCCATCTCACATCTTTCCTGTTCCGACTCCTAAAGTTATATTCAG TGATAGCGGTGATGAGGCAATTTTATCGGCGCTATGGCAGAGATATCAAAATGCCTCTGATAAG GCTGAAAGACAAATGGCTTTTCATATATTTCTTAAACAGTTTTTAGTAATATACAAAAACTGGGAGCCGTTTGACTCGGACAGTTCTTCAGAGGATTCTCAAAATCCTGACGAGGTTATCAGCGGCTGCTCTGCTGCACATCCTGCTGAAATCTTAGTAAACTTAATTGAAGAAGTTACACACATAACAGCTGTTCTCACTGAAT ACGTATCCGGGACTTCAAATAGCTTGTCCATCACATCTGAAGGTTTTGCTGTCTTGCATGCTTTGATTATCATGACCCGGTCCATGCATAACTGTAAAGTTCTGGGCTATTATGGTGGTATTCAAAAGCTGACAGCACTAATGAAAG CGGCTGTTGTCCAGTTGAAGACTATTGCTGGATCTCTTTCAGCTGATGAAACTTTATCAAGTTCTAATATAGAGAAAGCTGGTTATCTACAAAAGATACTTGTACATGTGATTTCAATTGTATGTGGGTTTATCAATTTGCGAGTAGATGTAAATGAAAAGACTCTGATAGACATTGACAGCTTGGATGCTTCTATTGAAAGAATTGCCACAACTCCAGAACCTTTCGTCAATTCAAGGGACGCTCTTTCTGATAAAAAAGTGCAGTGGCATCAGAAGGCAGTCATATCAGTGATGGAAGCTGGTGGTCTTAATTGGTTAGTAG AGCTGTTGCGTGTGATCAGAAGGTTAAGTTTGAAAGAACAATGGACGAATCCATCTCTTCAGTACGTAACTTTAAGAAGTCTTCAGCTGGCATTGACTGATAACCCACGTGGTCAGAACCATTTTCGGAGCATTGGGGGACTTGAGGTGTTGTTGGATTGTTTGGGAGTTTCATCATTAAACTCCTTGAGGTTAAAGAAATCCTCTTCatttgataatgataatggaaG CGGAGATGGAATATCTTTAATGTGGATTTTGCAGCTGCATCTTCTTTCTTTGGAGGTCCTAAGGGAAGCTGT CTTTGGTAATTTGAGTAATTTGCAGTTTCTGTGCGAAAACGGAAGAGTGCACAAGTTTGCAAATAGCTTTTGTTTGCCTGCCTTCGTGTTTCAAGAGTTCATGCAGAAAAGAAGCAACTCGTTGGCCGAGAATGATTCGAAGATATGTTCCTCTGATGATAGTGACAGCAATACAAATAGTCAAAGTACAGGAATAGCAGAAACGTCTACGTCTATGAATATACCTACTTGCCAATATTGGAGTAATCATACTGTCAATTTAAGCAAAGCCCTTTATTCATTTGTTCTCACATCAGAGGATTTAAGATCACATCAAGTGCAATCATATGGTCGAAGTGCTTTTCCAGTTTCTTCTGTGTATGGGGAACTTTCAATCAAGTTCATCATGAGGGTTCTTCTAACAATATTTCCGAGCATTAAAGCCTTTTCAAATCAAAACGAGCTTCCGAGCCATTTAAG AGTATTTTTGTATTCGCTTCAACATTATGTGCTGTTCATATTTAGAAAGATCCTGGTTTTATCCCCGTCATTGTTGGATGTGTTCCGGTCCGAAGGGGTGTGGGATTTTATCTTTTCAGAGCACTTTTGTTTTGGAAGTGGTTCAGCAGTAATTCCTGAAGCTTATATTAACTATAGTGATGTGCGTCCTTTGAGCAATGAACCTTATACCCGTTCAAAATCCACTAACAAACAAGTTCCCAGTAATGAAGTTGATATCCTTCAAACTAACGTGATTTCAGTTGTTGAGTTTGCTGCAACCCTGGATGCAACTACTCATAATATG CCTGAATGTTCCGTTCTTTTAAACTCCCTCGAGCTGTTTGCATGTAATCTTGAGGTTGCCACTGGTCTAGCAAGGTGTCTACTCCACATTTTGCAGCTTGCACCTGAGAAAACTGCTTCCTCTTTTAAGACGCTTGACGCAATCCCTCGAGTGCTCAAAGTTGCTTGCATTCAAGCTCAAGAGTCCAAAAGACGTGCATTAACTGATCCAGGAAACTGCAGTGAAAGGATTCCATCACAACCGTTAAAAAAATCATATTCGCTAGAGAAGGTTCATCGTTGGCGTGATTGTATGGAAGCTTGTGTGCAGCTGTTTGCAGAGTACTATTCGGTTAATGAAGAAGCAAAATGTTTGGTTTTGAATAGCTCAACTTGTATTGATTGTTTGTTCGATCTTTTCTGGGAAGAATGTTTGAGAAGTTCCATGCTTTCTTATATATTTGCTCTGATGAAG TtcatttcttcttctgaagacgaCCGAAAGGCAAAGTTGTATTTATGTTCGAAGTACTTGGAAACATTTACTCATATCAAAGAAAGAGAGAAAAACTTTGCAAAACTATCAGTTGATCTACTGGTTGGGATGAGAGACATGCTTGTGAAAGACCGAGTG TACTTCCAGAGTTTGTTTCGTGATGGTGAGTGTTTTCTGCATGTCGTATCTTTATTGCATGGGAACGTTGAGGATGAGGAGGGTGAAAAGCTGGTTCTGAATGTTCTACAAACTCTTACTTCTCTGCTTACTGGTAATGATGCCTCCAAG ATTGCTTTTCGAGCCCTGGTCGGCAAGGGTTATCAGACAATGCAAAGCTTGCTGTTAGACTTCTGTCACCGACGACCAAATGCAGCTCTTTTAACATCTCTGCTCGATATGCTTGTCGATGGCAAGTTTGATATAAAGAAGAGTCCAATTATGAGG AATGAAGACGTTATCTTGCTTTATCTGAATGTACTGCAGAAG AGCAGTGACTCAATGCGGAATGAAGGGCTAAACATTTTCCTTCATCTGCTTAGAGATTCCATATCAAATAGAGCTTCATGCGTCAGAGTGGGAATGCTTAGCTTTCTTCTTGACTGGTTTCCGCTCGAAGATAATGAGAGTGTAGTCCTCAAAATTGGCCAGTTAATTCAGGTCACCGGTGGTCATAGTGTTTCTGGAAAGGAAATTCGAAAAATATTTGCAATACTCCGAAGTGAGCAAGTGGGGACTCGCCAACAATATTGCTCCCTATTGTTAACTAATATTTCATCAATGTTAAATGAAAAAGGACCCACAGCCTTCTTCAATTTTGACGGACATGATTCT GGAATAGTAATCAATACGCCAGTGCAGTGGCCTGTTTATAAGGGGTTTTCTTTTACTTGTTGGCTTCGGGTAGAAAGCTTTCCCACAAGTGGAGGAGCAATGGGACTCTTCAGTTTTCTTTCAGAAACTAGAAGAGGATGTTTGGCTGTCCTTGCACAGGATAGGTTATTTTTTGAG TCTTGTAACCAAAAACGCCAGTTTGTTTCGTTTCCCATCAGCCTTGTGGCTAAGAAATGGCATTTTCTGTGCATAACTCATAGTATTGGCAGAGCTTTTTCTGGAGGAAGCCTAATAAGATGTTACCTTGATGGAGTTCTTGTCTCCTCAGAGAAGTGCAG CTATGCCAAAGTCACTGAACCTTTGACCAGTTGCATGATAGGAGCACCAGTTAATTATTGTTTGCAAGAAGATGGTGCTTTTTCTTCCACCAGAGAGTCTTCTCCATTTTTTGGTCAGATTGGTCCAGTGTATCTATTTAATGATGTCATCACTTATGAACAAGTTCAAGGAATCAATATCCTAGGACCCAGCTATATGTACTCGTTTCTTGATAATGAATTCTCAGTTTCTGCCAATAACCCTTTGCCCACTGGAGTTCTTGATGCCACAGATGGTCTTGCCTCCAAGATTGTATTTGGACTTAATgcacag gctAGTAACCGTAGGACATTGTTTAATGTTTCACCCTTGGTTGATAATGCGCTTGATAAAAGTTGTTTTGAGGCAACTGTCAAAAATGGGACCCAACTATGTTCTCGCCGCTTGTTGCAACAAATTATCTACTGTGCTGGGGGTGTTTCTGTCTTTTTCCCTCTCTTCACGCGCATTGATTTGTATGAAGACGACAGTCAACAAACTGGACACAATTTGCTTACACCTATAACAAAAGATCGTTTGACTGCTGAAATTATTGAGCTTATTGCCTCTGTTCTAGACGACAACCTGTCTAATCAACAACAAATGCTCAatctttctggattctcaattctTGGTTTTTTGTTGCAGTCTGTTCCTTCACAACAGATTAATATGGAAACCGTATCAGCCCTGAAACACATGCTAATTGTTATTTCAAATTGTG GTTTGGCTGAAGTCCTTGTAAAGGATGCAATCTCGCATGTATTTCTCAATCCTTTAATCTGGGTATATGCTGGGTACAACGTGCAACGAGAACTATACATGTTTCTGATTCAACAATTTGATAATGATCCAAGGCTTCTCAAGAGTTTATGTCGCTTTCCACGCGTTCTTGATATAATTCATCAATTTTACTGGGATAACATGACATCTTATCCCACTTCTGGAAGCAAACCTCTCTTGCAACCTATAAAAAACAAAGATTTTGGAGAGAGGCCTAACAGGGAAGAAATACAAAAAATACGCTTACTTTTGCTTAGTATTGGTGAGATGAGTCTGAG GGAACATATTGCAGTTTCAGATATTGAATCCCTTGTATCCTTTTTTGAGACAAGTCAGGACATTATATGCATTGAGGATATATTACATATGATTATTCGAGCTCTTTCTCAAATATCAGTACTTGAGTCTTTTCTTGATCAAGTCAATTTAGTTGGTGGATGTCATCTTTTTCTCAATTTGCTTCAAAG GGACTACGAACCGGTTCGATTGCTTGGTTTGCAATTGTTGGGAAGACTTTTGGTTGGTATCCCATCTGAGAAGAAAGCATCAAGTTTTTTTACTTTGGCTATAGGAAGATCGAAATCGGTCCTAGAAGGCCCAAAGAGGGCTGAGTCAAGATTGCAACCCATATTTATTGCTATTTCAGACAGGCTATTCCGATTTCCTCAGACAGATGCTTTGTGTGCAACCTTTTTTGATGTTCTTTTAGGCGGTGCTAGCCCAAAACAG GCCATACAGAAATATAATCAGGCTGAGATGCAAAGAAGCAGAGGAAACAACTCTCAGTTTATCCTACCTCAAATATTGGTTCTTATTTTTAAACTTTTGTCTGGCTGTGAGGATGTGAACGCGAGAATAAAGATTATTGAAAATCTGCTTGAGTTACTAAAATCAAATATCTCAAACATTGAAGCACTTATG GAATATGGATGGCAATCATGGTTAATAGCATCCAAGGAACTTGGTGTATTGAGAAACTATAAAATAAAGTCACGAGCTGATGGTGACCGAGAATTAGTTGAACAGAACTCTGTGAGGGCCTTATTCTCTGTGGTTCTTTCTCACTGTGTACAGTCGATAAAAAGTGGCTGGCAACATTTGGAAGAAACTGTGAACTTTCTTCTCATGCAATGTGAACAT GGTGGTAAATCATATTGGTATCTCCTTCGGGATATATATGAGGATTTGATGACGTCTCTTGTGGAATTGTCCTCTAAGGAAAATATTATATCCTTGCAACCATGTCGTGACAACACATTGTACCTTCTGAAGCTAGTTGATGAGCTGCTTGTTTCTGAACTTGATAGCAAGCTTCCG TTCCCAGCATGTGGCTTCGAGTTCTCTCCTGAAAGCATTGAGTTGGAAAATGATAAAGATCTTGTCTCTGCTTTGTACGAAGCCCTTCAAGGTGAAAATCACGATCTTAATTCAAG ggtTCCAAAGGTTCACATACCGCTTTCCGTTGATGAAGTTAAAAGCATTGATGATTCATGGTGGAATCTATATGACAAATTGTGGGTTGTCATTAGCGAGATGCATGGGAAAGGGCCAAGCCAGTTGCTAAATAAATCATTATCAACCATAGGAGGACCATCTTTTGGGCAAAGAGCACGAGGTTTGGTCGAGTCCTTGAATATTCCAGCTGCTGAAATGGCTGCTGTGGTTGTATCTGGTGGTATCAGCAATGcacttggtggtggtggtggtggaaagcCTAACAAAGTAATTGATAAAGCCATGCTGCTAAGACCTGAAAAGTGCTCAAGAATTGCTTTTCGGCTTATGATTGTTTATCTCTGCAAGTCTTCTCTTGAAAGAGCATCCCGATGTGTCCAACGCTTCATTCCCATATTACCATCTCTTCTCACTGCTGATGATGAGCAAAGCAAAAATAGACTACAACTTTTTATATG GGCCTTGCTTGGTGTTAGATCCCAGTTTGGCATGTTGGATGATGGTGCGAGGTTTCATGTTATCGCACACTTGATCCGGGAAGCAGTCGACTGTGGGAAGTTGATGTTGGCAACTGGTTTTGTTGGAAAAGATGATACATCAAATACTGAAAGCATCTCAAAGGAAGTAGGAACTATTCAGAATCTAATACAAAAGGATCGTGTGCTTGCTGCG GTTTATGATGAGGCTAGGTATCTAAGAAATGCTACTGTGGAGCGATCAAGTCAACTGGATGTGTTGCGTGTTAGGATAGATGAGATTATGTCTTCTGATTTGAGCCAATTGGGAACTTTTGAAGACGGATTACGCAGTAGCTTGACTGTCATTTTAGCCTCAGATGATAACAGACGAGCTTCCTTCCAGCTTACTCATGATGAGGAACAACAAGTGACTGCG GAAAACTGGATACACATGCTTCGAACTCTGATTGATGAAAGAGGTCCGTGGTCAGCTAATCCATTTCCTAACAATATAGTTACACACTGGAAACTTGACAAGACTGAAGACACGTGGCGTCGCAGGCAGAAATTAAGGCAAAATTACTATTTTAATGATAAGCTTTGTCATCCTCCTTCCGCTCTTGTGACCAGTGGGGGGGCTATTATGCCTTCCACAAGTGAAACAAAATCATCGGGGTTTGCTGCTCACATCCCCCAGCAAATGAAGCTGTTTTTGCTTAAAGAAATTCGAAGGATAACAGATGAAAGTTTCTTAGAATCTTCTGTAGAACAACTCGATACTGCTGATGAGACCACTGACCAGAAGAAGGCCTCCTCCTCTACCAGTGAGGTTCTCCTGTtagagggtggtggtggtggtttaaaAGATGAAAGTGATCCAAAAGATTTCCATGATCATGCCTCAACCTCAATTGAGTCTGAAGAAGATAGTGAG GTCCTCATGTCTCTTCCATGTGTACTTGTGACCCCGAAAAGAAAACTAGCTGGGCGTTTGGCTGTCATGAAGAAGGTTCTACATTTCTTTGGCGAGTTCTTGGTTGAAGGCACAGGGGGGTCATCCGTTTTCAGAAATTTTGATTCTTCAAGTAAAGTTGACAATTTTGTGATGCAGAAGCAAAAGTCGTTTATCAAATGGCCACTTAATTTAGATTTAACTTCTGAGGGAGAAGCCTCACATAACATAAATGCAGTTCTGGGTAATCTTCTTAAGAAGCAATCTGAAAGCATTAAGCGCCATAGAAGGTGGGAAATTGGCAAG ATAAAGGCTGTTCACTGGACTCGCTATTTGTTGAGATACACTGCCATAGAGGTTTACTTCAACGATTCATCTGCCCCGGTATTTTTTAATTTTGCATCAAATAAAGAAGCCAAAGATGTTGGGAGCTTGATTGTTTCCACTAGAAATGATAATATTCCAAAGGGGCACCGAGACAAGGCTGGAATTATTTCATTTGTTGATAGACGTGTTTCATTGGAGCTTGCTGAAACTGCCAGAGAGAGTTGGAGAAGAAGAGACATTACAAACTTTGAATATCTCATGATTCTTAATACCCTTTCTGGCCGCTCATATAATGACTTGACTCAGTATCCAATTTTTCCTTGGGTACTGGCTGATTACACATCGGAGGATCTTGATTTTAACAAGTCCTCTACTTTTCGCGATCTTTCAAAGCCTGTCGGAGCACTGGATCAAAAACGGTTTGAG GTTTTCGAAGACAGATACCTAAACTTCTCTGACCCTGATATTCCCAG TTTCTATTATGGATCTCATTACTCAAGCATGGGTATTGTGTTATATTATCTTCTTAGGTTAGAGCCTTTTACAAGCCTGCATCGTACACTTCAG GTTAACTGA